The nucleotide window ATCTCGAAGAGCGTGACGTCCTGTTCATCGATGAAATCCATCGCCTGAGCCCTGCGGTCGAGGAAGTGCTGTACCCTGCGATGGAGGATTTTCAGCTCGACCTGATCATCGGCGAGGGGCCGGCGGCGCGTTCGGTGAAGATTGATCTCGCGAAGTTCACCCTTGTCGGTGCCACGACGCGCGCAGGGTTGTTGACCAATCCGCTGCGTGACCGCTTTGGCATTCCGATCCGGCTGAACTTCTACACCGAGGAAGAGCTGGAGAAGATCGTCAGCCGCGGCGCCCGCGTGCTCAACATCGGCATGACGCCGGATGGCGCCAACGAGATCGCGCGCCGCGCCCGCGGCACCCCGCGCATCGCGGGGCGTCTGCTCCGCCGCGTGCGCGATTTTGCATCCGCAGCCGACGCCAGCTCCGTCGACCGTGCCATCGCCGACCACGCGCTAAGCGCGCTCGAAGTCGATGCCGCAGGCCTCGATGCCATGGACCGCCGCTATCTGACGACCATCGCGCTGAACTATGGCGGTGGCCCGGTCGGCGTCGAGACCATGGCGGCGGCGCTGTCGGAGCCGCGTGACGCCATCGAGGACATCATCGAGCCGTATCTGATCCAGTGCGGCTATTTGCAGCGCACCCCGCGCGGCCGGCTGCTCACCTCGCACGCCTTCCGCCACCTCGGCCTCGCCGAACCGGCGCGGGATCCCGCGCAGTTCGGCCTGTTCGGCAACGACAGCGACGATTGATCGCTTCGAACCCGATCGTTCCGGCGATGCACTAAGGGCAAACAGCCGGCGCTTGCGCGCCCGGCCTGCTTGCCGTGGAGTGCAACAACAATGGCATCGACCGAAGACGCTGACATGCTCGCCCTGATCTCGGGGGCGCCGGAACTGGCGACGCCCGATGACACGGAAACGTTCCTCGACGCCATGCCGATCTCGGAACTCGCCTCGATGTGGGGCGCGCTGCAGCGCCTGAGCCGGCGCGACCAGACGGGCGCCGCATGGTCGGCGATTCTCTATTTCGACCATCTGCCGCACAAGCGGCCGGACCGCGCGATCGACCTCGCGCTCGAAGTGCTGCGCTCCGAGACTGACAAGCCGACGGTGATGCAGCTCAACGACAAGTTCATGCTGTCGCTGCTCTATGCCCATGGCGCCGCCGTGATCGATCGGATCGAGGCCGAGGCGAAACAGAATGCCGCCCTGCGCTGGCTGCTGGGTGGGATGCACTTCGGGCCGGATGAACCGTTCCAGCGCCGCATCGAGGCGATTGCCGACAGCAAAGCTTGGCACGCCGACGATCGCGCGCGCCGAACGCCGAAGCGCCCGCTCGATTGCGAGACGATGTCGGTGACCGAGCTGGCACTCGCCTGGGTCGAGCAGTATTCGAAATCCGAGCGCGACCGCGATGACAATTTCTTCGCAATCATGGACTACGAGCGCGACCTGCGGGAGGAGGATCCCGACAAGGCCATCGACCTCATCGTCGAGATACTGAAGATCGAGAC belongs to Bradyrhizobium icense and includes:
- a CDS encoding DUF6869 domain-containing protein codes for the protein MASTEDADMLALISGAPELATPDDTETFLDAMPISELASMWGALQRLSRRDQTGAAWSAILYFDHLPHKRPDRAIDLALEVLRSETDKPTVMQLNDKFMLSLLYAHGAAVIDRIEAEAKQNAALRWLLGGMHFGPDEPFQRRIEAIADSKAWHADDRARRTPKRPLDCETMSVTELALAWVEQYSKSERDRDDNFFAIMDYERDLREEDPDKAIDLIVEILKIETNPVLLSLLAAGPLEDVISMETIERIEREASTNRRFHDLLGGVWYYRAPDELKARLDALVGQNRW
- the ruvB gene encoding Holliday junction branch migration DNA helicase RuvB; its protein translation is MNTPSRIVTPEPRFDDVGDTALRPQLLSEFVGQAQARKNLSIFIEAARKRGEALDHVLFVGPPGLGKTTLAQIVARELGVGFRATSGPVIAKAGDLAALLTNLEERDVLFIDEIHRLSPAVEEVLYPAMEDFQLDLIIGEGPAARSVKIDLAKFTLVGATTRAGLLTNPLRDRFGIPIRLNFYTEEELEKIVSRGARVLNIGMTPDGANEIARRARGTPRIAGRLLRRVRDFASAADASSVDRAIADHALSALEVDAAGLDAMDRRYLTTIALNYGGGPVGVETMAAALSEPRDAIEDIIEPYLIQCGYLQRTPRGRLLTSHAFRHLGLAEPARDPAQFGLFGNDSDD